The Ascaphus truei isolate aAscTru1 chromosome 11, aAscTru1.hap1, whole genome shotgun sequence genome includes a window with the following:
- the SMCR8 gene encoding guanine nucleotide exchange protein SMCR8 — protein sequence MIGSPDVMAFTREEEYEEPVRGSPALPEEYSVPLFPFSDPDTTPWSKLSGAKFNRDFVLISEFSEQVGPQPLLTIPDDQRACGAFDLNYFSLRIMSVDYQASFVGHPPGSSYPKLNFVEDSKVVLGDSKEGAFAYVHHLTLYDLEARGFVRPFCMAYISADEDKIMQQFVELSGDFSKASECLKTGNRKAFANELEKKLKDLDYTRTVLQTQMEEQRKTDDKGFYTTKAIEKANELANVEKSIIEHQDLLKQIQLYPYRKLKGDNFQPYEPESLQDQDVHNCSEQPLASSNQEENPLEVETNVYPLRPSYTPKFIKAKSAKCFDKKLKTLEELVDIYFFTQTLDLLTNIEKSYRGDVSYLLMSHRDKALLKQQTITNFLFEDVSAWDFKVPEKHYADNLGAAQSFHSSKFLEESESLRPSASVESYKSSVESVPIKMEQELLNEDCRLEAPELCLYDNQNNSECLDVDIKGSISSGESIEVLRTERSSSLLTHSESQPCLRLHPSPQAPRKKASSRRTISEDSIEVLSTFYSETLIPEDFKAAYQSAINEEEPSADEVDEELQRNPGANEDDALGNGEDLPIDPACCIGAESSSLVEHTADLLSEPSGDDVVVRVPPQPYRHTEQAFQVTFSVEEIENRSNEMAFRGLPVSESDLSCLTSSREASRVHLEEHSDSTSYISSASNCSDRTPSPAQCASGLSERHKRKAGQNALRFIRQYPFSHPAIYSLLSGRTLIVLGEEEALVKKLVTALSIFVPNYGHFDKPVKPWVTSALHIMDFQKWKLIGLQRGVSLSGSNTLHSLNRYSRYVSILDADQKTLRCPLYKGPFLQRLADHRTQIRRGSTYYMHVQSMLTQLSCKAFLYTFCHHVHLPIREKESEESISQRRASFLHRLLGLSQEDSKIVEYLAELLKMHYLQESGALLHPMLRFDYVPSFLYKI from the exons ATGATCGGATCCCCGGACGTGATGGCCTTCACCAGGGAGGAGGAGTATGAGGAGCCAGTGCGGGGCTCCCCGGCCCTGCCCGAGGAATACTCGGTGCCGCTCTTCCCCTTCTCTGACCCAGATACAACCCCCTGGTCCAAGCTGTCGGGGGCCAAATTCAACCGGGACTTTGTCCTCATCTCTGAGTTCTCGGAGCAGGTGGGACCCCAGCCCCTGCTGACTATCCCAGATGACCAGCGGGCGTGCGGGGCTTTCGACCTCAATTACTTCTCCCTCCGCATCATGTCGGTGGATTACCAGGCCTCCTTCGTGGGGCATCCACCGGGATCGTCCTACCCCAAGCTCAACTTTGTGGAGGACTCCAAAGTGGTGTTGGGAGACTCCAAGGAGGGGGCGTTTGCATATGTCCACCACCTGACACTGTACGACCTGGAGGCGCGGGGCTTCGTCAGGCCCTTCTGCATGGCCTACATCAGCGCGGACGAGGACAAGATCATGCAGCAGTTCGTGGAGCTCTCGGGCGACTTCTCCAAGGCGTCGGAGTGCCTGAAGACCGGGAACAGGAAGGCGTTCGCCAACGAGCTGGAGAAGAAGCTGAAAGACCTGGATTACACAAGGACAGTGCTGCAAACACAGATGGAAGAGCAAAGGAAGACGGACGACAAGGGGTTTTATACGACAAAGGCCATCGAAAAAGCCAACGAACTCGCCAACGTAGAAAAGTCAATCATTGAGCATCAGGATTTGTTAAAACAGATTCAGTTGTATCCCTACAGAAAATTGAAAGGGGACAATTTCCAACCATATGAACCAGAAAGCTTGCAAGATCAAGACGTTCATAACTGTTCAGAACAGCCTTTGGCCTCTTCCAATCAGGAGGAGAACCCGCTGGAAGTGGAAACTAATGTCTATCCACTCAGACCCTCCTATACTCCCAAATTCATAAAGGCAAAGTCAGCCAAATGTTTTGATAAAAAATTGAAAACTCTCGAAGAACTTGTCGATATTTATTTCTTCACTCAAACGTTGGACCTGCTTACTAACATAGAAAAAAGTTACAGGGGCGATGTGAGCTATTTATTAATGAGTCATCGGGACAAAGCCCTTTTGAAACAGCAAACTATAACAAACTTCTTGTTTGAAGATGTATCCGCTTGGGATTTTAAGGTGCCTGAGAAGCATTATGCTGATAACCTGGGTGCTGCGCAGAGTTTCCATAGTTCCAAGTTTTTGGAAGAGTCTGAAAGCCTTAGACCTTCAGCGAGCGTGGAGTCATACAAGTCGAGCGTGGAGTCTGTCCCTATTAAGATGGAACAGGAATTGTTAAATGAAGATTGTCGCCTAGAGGCGCCCGAGCTGTGTCTCTATGATAACCAAAACAACTCTGAATGTCTTGATGTGGATATTAAAGGGAGCATAAGCAGCGGTGAGAGCATTGAAGTCTTGAGAACGGAGAGGTCGTCTTCGCTCCTCACTCACTCCGAGAGCCAGCCGTGCCTGCGACTTCACCCCAGCCCACAGGCACCCAGGAAGAAGGCAAGCAGCAGGAGAACCATCAGTGAGGACAGCATCGAAGTTCTCAGCACGTTTTACTCGGAAACCCTAATCCCTGAAGATTTCAAGGCTGCGTACCAAAGCGCCATCAACGAAGAGGAGCCCTCTGCAGATGAGGTGGATGAAGAGCTGCAACGCAATCCTGGTGCTAATGAGGATGACGCTCTGGGGAACGGTGAAGACTTGCCCATAGATCCTGCCTGTTGCATTGGAGCAGAGAGCTCAAGTCTTGTAGAGCACACTGCAGACCTCCTGTCCGAACCCAGTGGGGATGACGTTGTGGTCCGTGTCCCACCACAACCTTACAGGCACACAGAGCAGGCTTTTCAAGTCACGTTCTCTGTGGAGGAGATTGAGAATCGCTCCAATGAGATGGCTTTTCGTGGGCTCCCTGTTTCTGAGTCCGATCTAAGCTGCTTAACGAGCAGCAGAGAAGCTAGTAGAGTTCATCTTGAGGAGCACTCGGACTCCACCAGTTATATAAGCAGTGCATCCAATTGTTCCGACAGGACCCCATCCCCAGCTCAGTGTGCTAGCGGCCTTTCTGAAAGACACAAACGTAAAGCTGGCCAGAATGCACTGAGGTTTATCAGACAATATCCCTTTTCCCATCCCGCCATTTATTCTCTTCTGAGTGGAAGAACGCTCATAGTATTGGGGGAGGAGGAAGCCTTAGTGAAAAAGCTTGTGACtgctctttctatttttgttcccaatTATGGCCATTTTGACAAACCAGTTAAGCCATGGGTGACTTCCGCACTGCACATAATGGATTTTCAGAAGTGGAAACTGATTGGACTTCAGAG AGGCGTCTCCCTTTCCGGCTCCAACACGCTCCACTCCCTGAACCGTTACAGCCGCTACGTCAGTATACTGGACGCTGACCAGAAGACCCTCCGCTGCCCCCTCTATAAGGGTCCCTTCTTACAGAGGCTGGCTGACCACCGCACGCAGATCAGACGGGGCAGCACCTACTACATGCATGTGCAGAGCATGCTGACCCAGCTCAGCTGCAAGGCTTTCCTGTACACATTCTGCCACCACGTACACCTCCCCATCCGGGAGAAGGAGAGCGAGGAATCCATCTCCCAGCGCAGGGCCTCCTTCCTGCACCGCCTGCTCGGCCTCTCCCAGGAGGACAGTAAGATAGTGGAATACCTCGCAGAGCTCCTGAAAATGCATTACCTGCAGGAATCGGGGGCGCTGCTCCACCCCATGCTCAGGTTCGACTATGTCCCGAGCTTTTTATACAAAATCTAA